DNA from Mycobacterium bourgelatii:
TGCCGGGCGGCGGCGTGGTCATCCAGGAGGCGAGCGCCTGGTTGCAATGCCGGCTGCACGCCGAGGTGCCTGCGGGCGATCACCTGATCGCGCTACTCGAGATCTGCGCCCTGGAGGCAAGTCCGGACACACCGCCACTCGTCTTCCACAACAGCCGATTCCGTCGGCTCGTCGATGCCGGAGATCCCAGATGAAAACGACGGATGTGCGGGTGTGCCGGGCGATCACGGCCGTCGCTAACGGTCAACCCGTCGTACTCAGCAACGGATCCGAAGGGGACGGTTATCTCGTCTGTGCGGCCGACGCCGCGACCCCAGGGCTGCTGGCTTTCATGGTCCGTCACTCCTCGGGGTATGTCCGTGCCGCGCTGCCGGTTTCGGAATGCGAACGGCTGAACCTCCCCCCCATGAGTCACCGCGACACCGCGCACTGCGTCTCGGTCGACGTCCGCGGGACCGGCACCGGGATCTCGGCACGCGACCGGGCCCGCACGATCGCTGCGCTCGCCTCGGCCGACAGCGTCGCTACCGACTTTCACCGGCCGGGGCATGTCCTGCCAGTGCGCGCCGACGGCGAGGGTGTGCTCGCGTGCCAGGAACCGGCCGAGGCGGCAATCGACCTCGCGCGCATGGCCGGACGCGGGCAGGCCGCCGCGCTGGCCGAGATCGTCTCGCGGCGCAGACCCACGCAGATAGCCCGCGGCACCGAACTCGTCGAGTTCGCCGTCGAACACGGACTGCCCGTGGTGTCGATCGGTGAGCTGGTGGCGTACCGGCGCCGGACCGAGCCACAGGTGGTTCGGTTGGCCGAGGCCATCCTGCCGACCTGGGCCGGCGACTCCCGGGTCATCGGCTTCCGCGATGTGCACGACGGCGGCGAACATTTGGTCGCGATAGTTGGCACGGTCGATGCCGGAGTACCCGTGCCGCTGCATGTGCACGTGGAGTGTCTGACGGGGGATGTGTTCGGCTCCAAGGCATGCCGTTGCGGCGGCGAACTCAATGGCGCATTGGCCAGGATGTCGGCCCAGGGCAGCGGCGTGGTGGTCTACTTGCGTCCGTCCGGTCCACCCCGCGCCTGCGGCCTGTTGACATCCAACGATGCCCCCGCCGACACGATGTCGGAGACCGTGGCCTGGATTCTGCGTGACCTCGGCGTGTATGCGATCAAGTTGTCTGAAGACGCGCCGGGATTCGGTCTGGTGATGTTCGGAGGCATTCGCGA
Protein-coding regions in this window:
- a CDS encoding 3,4-dihydroxy-2-butanone-4-phosphate synthase; its protein translation is MKTTDVRVCRAITAVANGQPVVLSNGSEGDGYLVCAADAATPGLLAFMVRHSSGYVRAALPVSECERLNLPPMSHRDTAHCVSVDVRGTGTGISARDRARTIAALASADSVATDFHRPGHVLPVRADGEGVLACQEPAEAAIDLARMAGRGQAAALAEIVSRRRPTQIARGTELVEFAVEHGLPVVSIGELVAYRRRTEPQVVRLAEAILPTWAGDSRVIGFRDVHDGGEHLVAIVGTVDAGVPVPLHVHVECLTGDVFGSKACRCGGELNGALARMSAQGSGVVVYLRPSGPPRACGLLTSNDAPADTMSETVAWILRDLGVYAIKLSEDAPGFGLVMFGGIREQGISTLAAAG